A region of Beijerinckia sp. 28-YEA-48 DNA encodes the following proteins:
- a CDS encoding cyclase family protein, which translates to MARHFIDISVAIKNNVKSDPPGLVPKIVYRDHVFGAREFEDMAGIPIDKQIDGEGCAAEECVLTTHSGTHLDAPWHYHSTMNNGERAWTIDEIPLEWCYGPGVKLDFRDKADGYVCTAGDVEAELIRIGHVLQPGDIVLVNTAAGARYGQDDFLDRGCGMGREATLYLTRRGVHVTGIDGWSWDAPFSFTRRRIQETGDYSLFWEGHKAGMERAYCHMEKLSNLEKLPSTGFEVSCFPVKIEGASAGWCRAVAILND; encoded by the coding sequence TTGGCGCGCCATTTTATCGACATTTCCGTGGCTATCAAAAATAACGTCAAGTCGGACCCGCCCGGTTTGGTGCCGAAGATCGTTTATCGCGACCATGTCTTCGGTGCCCGCGAATTCGAGGACATGGCGGGCATACCAATCGACAAGCAGATCGACGGCGAGGGCTGTGCAGCAGAGGAATGCGTGCTCACGACCCACTCCGGCACCCATCTCGACGCGCCCTGGCACTATCACTCCACCATGAACAATGGCGAGCGAGCCTGGACGATCGACGAGATTCCGCTGGAGTGGTGTTATGGGCCTGGGGTCAAGCTCGACTTTCGCGATAAAGCGGATGGCTATGTCTGCACGGCTGGGGATGTGGAGGCGGAGCTCATCCGGATCGGCCATGTGCTGCAACCAGGCGACATCGTACTGGTCAACACGGCGGCCGGCGCGCGCTATGGCCAGGATGATTTTCTCGATCGCGGCTGCGGCATGGGGCGCGAGGCGACGCTCTATCTCACCCGTCGTGGCGTTCATGTGACAGGCATCGATGGCTGGAGCTGGGATGCACCATTTTCCTTCACCCGTAGGCGTATTCAGGAGACCGGTGATTATTCGTTGTTCTGGGAAGGGCACAAAGCCGGCATGGAGCGTGCCTATTGCCACATGGAAAAGCTCTCTAACCTGGAAAAGCTGCCCTCGACCGGCTTTGAAGTATCCTGTTTCCCGGTGAAGATCGAAGGCGCGTCCGCCGGCTGGTGCCGCGCCGTGGCTATTCTAAACGACTGA